TACGGTTATATACCATACTATTTTACACAATATCTATGTTTGTAACACCCCTAAAGTATGAGTAATTTCAGAAACGTACGTCGAGGTGCCCGAAAACCTATTGAAAAAATCTAAAAAAGGCCGATCCAATTGGGTGACAGGGTCACATATTGGTTACAGCCTTATCTAGAATAACATAAAAAGGAATACAGGTGAATCAAGCGGCTTTTACTCACTACGGTCAGATTCTTCTTGAGGCATCAGATCGTTCAATGGAATGTCCAGCACTTCCGCAACGTTCTCCAAGAAATCCTCTTTCGGTATCCGACTCCCTCTTTCCACTTCTCCAAGGACCGAAACGGAGATGGAAAGTTCCTTGGCCAAACTTTCCTGAGTAAATCCTTTTAGCTTTCTGAATGCACGTATGCGTCTTCCCCATTTATCTGTTTCCATAACCGAACTCCTTCTTTGTCAGGTATTTCGTCCAGAAATTCAGCCAACGGGGCATTAAAAGACGGGTGCTCGATACTCGGAGCCACCTCTAATAACGGGATTAATACAAATGCTCTTTCTTGCATTCTTGGATGAGGGATGAGAAGATTCTCTGCTTCGATCGTTTCGTGATTAAAGAGTAAGATATCGAGGTCGATTATCCTCGGACCCCATTTGAACTCCCTTTCCCTTCCAAGGTCGATTTCCACCTGCAAGCACTGATGTAATAGAGTTTCTGGACTTAAACTGGTACGAATTTCGATGACCATGTTCAAAAATTGATCTTGTTCTGTAAATCCTACCGGGTCTGTTTCATACAGAGAGGATCGTTTCGTTACCTCTATCTTACCATGACTGCTTAAGATGTTTATGGCTTTTTCTAAATAACCCGCCCTGTCTCCCATATTGGAACCAAGGGAAATATATGCAGTATTCATCCTATCGACTCCTATTAATCTCCACCGCCACCGACCGGTAATGACCAGGAATGGGTGGATCAGGCTTGATTAGTGTGATTTTGCAGCTCTTGACAGCGTTGAATGTTTCCAGGATCCGGGAAGAGATGTCTTCAGCCACAGCTTCGACCAGATTCCTCGGTTCTCCTTCCACAACACTTTTGGTGATGGAATAGATCTCCGCATAGTTTACGGAGTCTTCAAGCTGATCGCTTTGACCGGACTTCCTTAAATCCAAATGCAACTCTACACTAACACGAAAACGTTGTCCAAGTTTGTTCTCCTCCTGGAATACACCGTGATAGCCGTAAAACTCCATTTCGTTCAATAGAATTTTATCCATACCTTTTCTCCTTTCCAACGAGAACATCCATCATTTTTGCCATGCGTGCCATTTCCTTTACATCATGAACACGTACGATGTGGCAGCCTTTTTGAATACCGTAGCAAACTGTCGCCCCCGTCCCCTCCATCCTCTCCTCAACAGGGAGATCAAGGACATGTCCGATGATGGATTTCCGTGATGTTCCGAGCAGGACCGGATAGCCAAGGGAGACGATGGCATCCAGTTGCCTCATCATTTCTATGTTCAATTTTACTGTTTTGGCAAAACCAATGCCAGGATCGAGGATGATCTGTTCATCTTTTACACCTGACCCCTTGGCGATGAAGATGCTCTCCTGCAAATCTTGAATCGCATCCCGGACGAAGTGGCTGTATTCCCGATTATCCCGGTTATGCATGAGAATGATCGGGGCACCGGTATCTGCTGCTACCCGTGCCATTTCAGGGTCCTTTTTCGCACCCCATACATCGTTAATGATACTTGCGCCCGCTTCAATCGCTTTTCTTGCCGTCGCAGCCTTATTCGTGTCAATGGAGATTGGTACGTTCACTTCCCGGGAGATCGCTTCAATAATCGGCACAACCCTGGAAATCTCTTCTTCGGCAGGAACGACCTCATGGCCTGGCCGGGTCGACTCACCACCTATATCAATGATATCAGCACCCATCTCCACCATTTCTTTCGCCCGATCCACAGCCCGGTCCAACTCATTGAAAGACCCGCCGTCCGAGAATGAATCGGGAGTGATATTCAGTATCCCCATGATAAGGGTCTTCCCTGTAAAATCAAGTTCGTATGTTCCGCACTTCAATGCGTCATCCCCCTCGCTTCATTTCCTGTATTGAATTCAAGTGTCGTGTATATTTCGTGTACTGCTCATGAAAGAGCCCTACGTACTTTCCATGTCGTCCCGGTAATCGTAAAGAATCCATTTTGTTTACCGGTATGATCTCTTGAACGGAATTCGTGAAAAACACTTCGTCCGCTTCAAGCATGTCCACTTTTTCAAACATCCCGACCTGTACCGGTATATTCAATCGATCGGCAAGAGCCAGGATGAACTGCCTGGTGATCCCGTTTAACAGTCCGGTTTCCACCGACGGCGTATATAATCTCCCGTCCTTTACCCAGAAGAGGTTGGAGGTGATCCCTTCACAGAGGAACCCTTCTTTTGTCAGAAAGATCCCTTCTTTATCCACGGCTGCTCCGAGTTCCCTTTTTGCCGCCATATTGTTCAGGTAGTGATGGGATTTAAGACGTTCCCCCGTTTCCGGAGTGTTTCTCCTAAGCTTCAGGACCACCCCTTCCTTTTCCTTTAATGGGGCGGAAGGCGGTAACTCCTTTTGAAAAAGAATGACGGTTGGCTCCTCATAAGGAGTCGTCTTCAAGCCGATTTCCCCTGGTCCACCTGACACATTGAACCGGCAATACGCATCCTTAAGGTCGTTTTTCTTTAACAGCTCCGAGATGGTCCACCTGATCCTTTCCTCATCCAGGTCGGCTTCAATATTCAATTCCTTTAACCCAAGTGACAGTCTGTTCAGATGATCCTTCAGTAAAAAGGGATGACCGTCATAGGTACGAAAGGTTTCAAATACTCCCATGCCGTACAAGTAACCGTGATCGAATGGAGAAATGACCGCTTCTGACTGGTGTACGATGTCCCCGTTTAGATATAGATACATGGGTCAGACCATCCCCACTTTTTTATACGCGTTCAGGAAGTTAAGGAGCAGCCGCTTCCCCTGCTCCGTCATGATGGATTCAGGATGGAACTGCACTCCCTCCACGGGAAGGTATTTGTGTCTGATCGCCATGATCTCTCCCTGTGCGGTTTCCGCTGAAATGTCGAAGCAATCCGGAAGGGTCTCCCGTTTCACGATCAGTGAATGATACCTCGTTGCATTGAAAGGATTCGGCATCCCTTCAAACACAGTTTTCCCGTCATGGATCATCGGGGAGACCTTTCCGTGCATCAACCGTTCGGCACGAATGACATCTCCTCCGAAAACCTGGGCGATTGACTGATGTCCGAGACAGACGCCGAAGATCGGAATCTTCCCGGCAAATGCCCGGATCGCCTCAAGGCTTACACCCGCTTCGTTCGGGCTGCACGGACCCGGAGAAATCATCAAATAATCCGGGGACAAAGCTTCAATTTCATCGAGGGTGACCTCATCGTTTCGCTTCACGATCAGTTCCTCCCCGAGCTCCCCTAAAAATTGCACAAGATTATAGGTGAATGAATCATAGTTATCAATCATGAGAATCATAGGTTTTCTCCTTCCGCCATTGCCTTCGCGACCCAGAGGGCTTTCGCTTTTTTGAGGGATTCCTTGTATTCGTAGGCCGGATTGGAATCGATCACCACTCCCGCCCCTGCTTGGATATGACCTTTTCCTTCTTTGACAAACATCGTCCGTATAACGATGTTCAATTCCATATCTCCATTGAGACCGATCCAGCCAATGGAGCCTGTGTAAATGCCCCGCCTGACCGGTTCAAGCTCTTCAATGATCTCCATGGTCCTGACTTTGGGCGCCCCGGTAATCGTTCCCCCGGGAAAAACAGATCGAATAACGTCCGCCCCCGTCTTGGTTTCATCCAGTTTGCCCCTGACATTGGATACGATGTGCATGACGTGGGA
The DNA window shown above is from Rossellomorea vietnamensis and carries:
- the folP gene encoding dihydropteroate synthase; translation: MGILNITPDSFSDGGSFNELDRAVDRAKEMVEMGADIIDIGGESTRPGHEVVPAEEEISRVVPIIEAISREVNVPISIDTNKAATARKAIEAGASIINDVWGAKKDPEMARVAADTGAPIILMHNRDNREYSHFVRDAIQDLQESIFIAKGSGVKDEQIILDPGIGFAKTVKLNIEMMRQLDAIVSLGYPVLLGTSRKSIIGHVLDLPVEERMEGTGATVCYGIQKGCHIVRVHDVKEMARMAKMMDVLVGKEKRYG
- the pabA gene encoding aminodeoxychorismate/anthranilate synthase component II; amino-acid sequence: MILMIDNYDSFTYNLVQFLGELGEELIVKRNDEVTLDEIEALSPDYLMISPGPCSPNEAGVSLEAIRAFAGKIPIFGVCLGHQSIAQVFGGDVIRAERLMHGKVSPMIHDGKTVFEGMPNPFNATRYHSLIVKRETLPDCFDISAETAQGEIMAIRHKYLPVEGVQFHPESIMTEQGKRLLLNFLNAYKKVGMV
- a CDS encoding helix-turn-helix domain-containing protein, which codes for METDKWGRRIRAFRKLKGFTQESLAKELSISVSVLGEVERGSRIPKEDFLENVAEVLDIPLNDLMPQEESDRSE
- the folK gene encoding 2-amino-4-hydroxy-6-hydroxymethyldihydropteridine diphosphokinase, with product MNTAYISLGSNMGDRAGYLEKAINILSSHGKIEVTKRSSLYETDPVGFTEQDQFLNMVIEIRTSLSPETLLHQCLQVEIDLGREREFKWGPRIIDLDILLFNHETIEAENLLIPHPRMQERAFVLIPLLEVAPSIEHPSFNAPLAEFLDEIPDKEGVRLWKQINGEDAYVHSES
- the pabC gene encoding aminodeoxychorismate lyase, with amino-acid sequence MYLYLNGDIVHQSEAVISPFDHGYLYGMGVFETFRTYDGHPFLLKDHLNRLSLGLKELNIEADLDEERIRWTISELLKKNDLKDAYCRFNVSGGPGEIGLKTTPYEEPTVILFQKELPPSAPLKEKEGVVLKLRRNTPETGERLKSHHYLNNMAAKRELGAAVDKEGIFLTKEGFLCEGITSNLFWVKDGRLYTPSVETGLLNGITRQFILALADRLNIPVQVGMFEKVDMLEADEVFFTNSVQEIIPVNKMDSLRLPGRHGKYVGLFHEQYTKYTRHLNSIQEMKRGG
- the folB gene encoding dihydroneopterin aldolase — encoded protein: MDKILLNEMEFYGYHGVFQEENKLGQRFRVSVELHLDLRKSGQSDQLEDSVNYAEIYSITKSVVEGEPRNLVEAVAEDISSRILETFNAVKSCKITLIKPDPPIPGHYRSVAVEINRSR